In Glandiceps talaboti chromosome 4, keGlaTala1.1, whole genome shotgun sequence, a single window of DNA contains:
- the LOC144433904 gene encoding 10 kDa heat shock protein, mitochondrial-like, which yields MSILRRFKPLMDRVLVERFAPEIKTKGGIMLPEKSVGKVLEATVVAVGPGAKNSEGQVIPMSVGIGDRVLLPEYGGTKITLEEKDYHLFRDADILAKYDESSS from the exons ATG AGCATACTAAGGAGGTTTAAGCCACTTATGGACAGAGTACTGGTTGAACGATTTGCACcagaaattaaaacaaaggGTGGCATCATGTTACCTGAGAAGTCAGTAGGCAAAGTATTGGAAGCCACAGTTGTTGCTGTTGGACCTGGTGCTAAGAATTCT GAGGGTCAAGTTATTCCAATGAGTGTCGGCATTGGAGATAGGGTACTATTGCCAGAGTATGGAGGTACAAAGATTACATTAGAAGAAAAA gACTATCATCTTTTCAGAGATGCTGATATTTTGGCAAAATATGATGAATCATCATCTtaa
- the LOC144433515 gene encoding 60 kDa heat shock protein, mitochondrial-like: protein MYRLPSIIKPLASRALSPSMARIVAPYVSRTYAKDIKFGGEARALMLQGVDVLADAVGVTLGPKGRNVILEQSWGSPKITKDGVTVAKGIELKDKYMNVGAKLVQDVANNTNEEAGDGTTTATILARAIAKEGFEKISKGANPVEIRRGVMLAVETIVEELKNLSKPVTTPEEIAQVATISANGDQEIGSLISKAMKRVGRDGVITVKDGKTLHDELDIIEGMKFDRGYISPYFINTPKGQKVEYQDAFLLLSEKKISSIQQIVPALELANSQRKPLVIIAEDIDGEALSTMVLNRLKVGLQVVAVKAPGFGDNRKNQLHDMAIATGGMVFGQEGIELKLEEVQAQDFGIIGEVVITKDDTLLLKGKGDKEAMDRRVALLKEEIEDSTSEYEKEKLSERLAKLSDGVAVLKIGGSSDVEVNEKKDRVNDALNATKAAVEEGIVIGGGVALLRCLPALDNVKCANKDQETGVEIVRRSVRMPTTTIANNAGVEGSLVVEKILQSSPEIGYDALNGEYVDMIKAGIIDPTKVVRTALVDASGVASLLTTSEAVVTEMPKEEKDLPMGGGMGGMGGMGGMGGMGGMGGMM from the exons ATGTATCGCCTACCAAGTATAATAAAACCCTTAGCATCAAGGGCATTGTCTCCATCCATGGCAAGGATTGTAGCTCCATATGTATCACGTACATATGCTAAGGACATTAAGTTTGGTGGAGAAGCAAGAGCTTTGATGTTACAGGGTGTTGATGTACTTGCCGATGCAGTAGGAGTTACACTAGGACCAAAG GGACGTAATGTTATTTTAGAACAAAGTTGGGGCAGTCCAAAGATTACAAAAGATGGTGTGACAGTGGCAAAGGGTATTGAATTAAAAGACAAATACATGAACGTTGGTGCAAAACTTGTACAAGATGTAGCTAATAACACAAATGAAGAGGCTGGAGATGGAACGACAACAGCTACTATCTTAGCAAGAGCAATCGCAAAAGAAGGTTTTGAAAAAATTAGTAAAGGAGCTAATCCAGTAGAAATTAGGCGAG GTGTAATGCTGGCAGTAGAAACTATTGttgaagaattgaaaaattTATCTAAACCAGTCACAACACCAGAAGAAATAGCACAG GTTGCAACGATTTCAGCCAATGGTGACCAAGAAATTGGAAGTCTTATCTCAAAAGCTATGAAAAGAGTTGGAAGAGATGGTGTCATCACAGTCAAAGATGGCAAAACTTTACATGATGAATTAGATATTATTGAGGGTATGAAATTCGACAGGGGTTATATCTCACCATATTTTATCAATACACCAAAAG GACAAAAAGTAGAATACCAGGATGCGTTTCTGTTGTTGAGTGAGAAGAAAATATCCAGTATACAACAAATAGTACCAGCGTTAGAACTAGCCAATTCACAAAGAAAACCATTAGTTATCATAGCTGAGGATATCGATGGTGAAGCTCTTAGTACAATGGTTCTTAACAG GCTTAAAGTTGGTCTCCAAGTTGTTGCTGTTAAAGCACCAGGATTTGGTGACAACAGAAAGAATCAACTCCATGACATGGCCATTGCAACTGGTGGTATGGTGTTTGGTCAGGAAGGTATTGAATTGAAGCTTGAAGAAGTACAAGCCCAAGACTTTGGTATCATTGGTGAAGTTGTCATCACAAAGGATGATACATTACTCCTCAAG GGTAAGGGAGACAAAGAAGCCATGGACAGGAGAGTTGCTCTGCTCAAGGAAGAAATTGAAGACTCAACATCAgaatatgaaaaagaaaaacttAGTGAAAGACTTGCCAAGTTGTCTGATGGTGTTGCAGTTCTCAAG ATTGGTGGATCCAGTGATGTTGAAGTGAATGAAAAGAAAGACCGTGTAAATGACGCACTGAATGCTACAAAAGCTGCCGTAGAAGAAGGTATCGTGATTGGTGGTGGCGTTGCATTGCTCAGGTGTCTTCCAGCTTTGGACAATGTCAAGTGTGCAAACAAAGACCAAGAAACAG GTGTTGAAATTGTGCGACGGTCAGTACGTATGCCAACCACAACTATTGCTAATAATGCTGGTGTCGAAGGTTCCCTAGTGGTGGAAAAAATTTTACAGTCATCTCCAGAAATTGGTTATGACGCCCTCAATGGTGAATATGTAGATATGATCAAAGCTGGTATCATTGATCCAACAAAG